A window of Phyllopteryx taeniolatus isolate TA_2022b chromosome 19, UOR_Ptae_1.2, whole genome shotgun sequence contains these coding sequences:
- the LOC133469734 gene encoding uncharacterized protein LOC133469734, with product MPETAESHAFHLTTNRNCTIEVVNLTSTFCLTNPKVHMESGFPYSPPQPTVRVDRGEVCSFTKDDNTASGAVGLLTYELFHMQQKRCDEMVAVMFSVPFDYTFYKNWLAVGVFPKTKATDHDLYDFMYNSKDFGDFLRRQADGSGVEHRGREVDVAACMSDEGHAIVKLEVHNKEA from the exons ATGCCCGAGACGGCCGAGTCGCACGCCTTCCACCTGACCACCAACCGCAACTGCACCATCGAGGTGGTCAACCTCACGTCGACCTTCTGCCTCACTAACCCCAA GGTGCACATGGAGAGCGGCTTCCCGTACAGCCCGCCGCAGCCCACCGTGCGCGTGGACCGCGGCGAGGTCTGCTCCTTCACCAAAGACGACAACACGGCGTCGGGCGCGGTGGGCCTGCTCACCTACGAGCTCTTCCACATGCAGCAGAAGCGCTGCGACGAGATGGTGGCCGTCATGTTCTCCGTGCCCTTCGACTACACCTTCTACAAGAACTGGCTGGCCGTCGGCGTCTTCCCCAAGACCAAGGCCACCGACCACGACCTCTACGACTTCATGTACAACTCCAAGGACTTCGGAGACTTCCTGCGCCGCCAGGCCGACGGCTCGGGCGTGGAGCACCGCGGCCGCGAGGTGGACGTGGCCGCCTGCATGTCCGACGAAGGCCACGCCATCGTCAAGCTGGAAGTCCACAACAAGGAGGCCTGA
- the LOC133469735 gene encoding DELTA-sagatoxin-Srs1a-like, whose product MESAEALSAKQKSRRNVTIEITNLTGGFVLKHPKVHMENGNCHSPPQPTVRSMRTEVCNFTKTDVATTGAVGVLTYDIYEGKSAAAKLALMFSVPYDYTFYKNWVAVGIFPLSRETDEKLYKEMYEDKNQSGFVRQEAKGCGLTYESGKMDVKVTMSPLGRAIMKVELWDLHFHP is encoded by the exons ATGGAGTCCGCCGAGGCTTTGTCGGCCAAGCAGAAGAGCCGCCGGAACGTCACCATCGAGATCACCAACCTGACGGGCGGCTTCGTCCTCAAGCACCCCAA GGTGCACATGGAAAACGGCAACTGCCACAGCCCGCCGCAGCCCACCGTGCGCTCCATGCGCACCGAAGTGTGCAACTTCACCAAAACGGACGTGGCCACGACGGGCGCGGTGGGCGTGCTGACCTACGACATCTACGAGGGGAAAAGCGCCGCCGCCAAGCTGGCCCTCATGTTCTCCGTGCCCTACGACTACACCTTCTACAAGAACTGGGTGGCGGTGGGCATCTTCCCCTTGAGCCGCGAAACCGACGAGAAGCTCTACAAGGAGATGTACGAGGACAAGAATCAGAGCGGCTTCGTGCGCCAGGAGGCCAAAGGCTGCGGCCTGACCTACGAGAGCGGCAAGATGGACGTCAAGGTCACCATGTCGCCCTTGGGCAGGGCCATCATGAAGGTGGAGCTGTGGGACCTGCACTTCCACCCCTGA
- the LOC133469731 gene encoding C-X-C chemokine receptor type 2-like, with amino-acid sequence MPIDSPPPAAMSFVVPFHYDDYSDLLNDSHDPFKNRSVFTADPDTLPCEARPVDPATAAALSALLAAIFVLAVPGNLLVACVIARGRRSLTPSDVYLCHLTAADCLMALTVPFWATALTRGWIFGDAACKALSLIFEANFYTSVLFLACISVDRYRAIVHANRALAGSHRKCSRLACGAVWALGVALALPALFNEAARLDGERDAATCAESFDVGSAAAWRAATRAFRHLVGFLLPLGVMLACYGVTVARLLRTRGFHKHRAMRVITAVVAAFVLCWTPYHLATMADTLARADLIPFDCEARRSLTAALVISNGLALLHSGINPLLYAFVGEKFRRNTKALLCRKFRQERASGSKFSRSTSQTSEGQGAVA; translated from the coding sequence ATGCCGATCGACTCGCCGCCGCCCGCAGCCATGTCCTTCGTGGTGCCTTTCCATTACGACGACTACTCGGACCTGCTGAACGACTCGCACGACCCCTTCAAGAACCGTTCGGTGTTCACGGCGGACCCCGACACGCTGCCGTGCGAGGCGCGGCCGGTGGACCCGGCGACCGCCGCGGCGCTGAGCGCGCTCCTCGCCGCCATCTTCGTGCTGGCCGTCCCCGGAAACCTGCTGGTGGCGTGCGTGATCGCGCGCGGCCGGCGCTCGCTGACCCCTTCCGACGTTTACCTTTGCCACCTGACGGCGGCCGACTGCCTGATGGCGCTGACCGTCCCGTTCTGGGCGACGGCGCTGACCCGCGGCTGGATCTTCGGCGACGCCGCGTGCAAAGCGCTCAGCCTGATCTTCGAGGCCAACTTCTACACCAGCGTCCTGTTCCTGGCGTGCATCAGCGTGGACCGCTACCGGGCCATCGTGCACGCCAACCGGGCGCTCGCCGGCTCCCACAGGAAGTGCAGCCGGCTGGCGTGCGGCGCCGTGTGGGCCCTGGGCGTCGCCCTGGCGCTGCCGGCGCTCTTCAACGAGGCCGCGCGGCTTGACGGCGAGAGGGACGCGGCCACGTGCGCCGAGAGCTTCGACGTGGGCAGCGCCGCCGCGTGGCGGGCGGCCACGCGGGCCTTCCGCCACCTGGTGGGGTTCCTGCTCCCGCTGGGCGTCATGCTGGCGTGCTACGGCGTGACGGTGGCGCGGCTGCTGCGCACGCGAGGCTTCCACAAGCACCGCGCCATGCGGGTCATCACGGCCGTGGTGGCCGCCTTCGTGCTGTGCTGGACGCCGTACCACCTGGCCACGATGGCCGACACGCTCGCGAGGGCCGACCTGATCCCCTTCGACTGCGAGGCGCGGCGTTCGCTCACCGCGGCGCTGGTCATCAGCAACGGCCTGGCGCTGCTGCACAGCGGCATCAACCCGCTGCTCTACGCCTTCGTGGGAGAGAAGTTCCGCAGAAACACCAAAGCGCTTCTTTGCAGGAAGTTCCGACAGGAGCGGGCGTCGGGGTCCAAGTTCAGCAGGTCCACGTCGCAGACGTCCGAGGGACAGGGCGCCGTCGCGTGA
- the LOC133469732 gene encoding receptor activity-modifying protein 1-like isoform X3 translates to MASALLPAVLVTATVRRIPEATAEWHRTDPPGKQGGRLPEDELNQVQRENVVTEDDENFQEAEDRELRHEFCRADVLADLSVAVCASAFEQKMATMEADARCVVDDIIGPYNQLSVCLEQLSDRSGCFYPNAAVHSAFLRVHSAFFGRCADRGRERRPEDAPGGAVAVLTLAPVALIPPLVYAVARRSGRR, encoded by the exons ATGGCGTCGGCGCTGCTCCCCGCGGTTCTCGTCACGG CCACCGTCCGGAGGATTCCGGAAGCGACCGCCGAGTGGCACCGAACCGACCCGC CGGGGAAGCAAGGCGGGCGTCTGCCGGAAGACGAGCTGAACCAAGTGCAGCGGGAAAACGTGGTCACCGAAGATGACG agaaCTTTCAGGAAGCGGAGGACCGGGAGCTGCGCCACGAGTTTTGTCGCGCGGACGTGTTGGCCGACTTGAGCGTCGCCGTTTGCGCTTCGGCTTTTGAGCAGAAGATGGCGACGATGGAGGCGGACGCGCGCTGCGTTGTCGACGACATCATCGG gcCCTACAACCAGTTGAGCGTGTGCCTGGAGCAACTGTCGGACCGGTCCGGATGCTTCTACCCCAACGCCGCCGTCCACTCCGCCTTCCTGCGCGTCCACTCCGCCTTCTTCGGCCGCTGCGCCGACCGGGGCCGAGAGCGCCGCCCGGAGGACGCGCCCGGAGGGGCGGTGGCTGTCCTCACGCTGGCGCCCGTCGCCCTCATCCCGCCGCTGGTCTACGCCGTCGCACGGAGGAGCGGACGCCGATAA
- the LOC133469732 gene encoding receptor activity-modifying protein 1-like isoform X1 gives MASALLPAVLVTGKYERAPRRDSARLVRFFVASAGLLSVLTRQQTEESFPDQTTVRRIPEATAEWHRTDPPGKQGGRLPEDELNQVQRENVVTEDDENFQEAEDRELRHEFCRADVLADLSVAVCASAFEQKMATMEADARCVVDDIIGPYNQLSVCLEQLSDRSGCFYPNAAVHSAFLRVHSAFFGRCADRGRERRPEDAPGGAVAVLTLAPVALIPPLVYAVARRSGRR, from the exons ATGGCGTCGGCGCTGCTCCCCGCGGTTCTCGTCACGGGTAAGTACGAGCGGGCGCCGCGTCGGGATTCGGCACGTCTCGTTCGCTTCTTCGTCGCCTCCGCAGGTTTGCTGAGTGTGCTGACGCGCCAGCAGACCGAGGAAAGCTTCCCGGACCAAA CCACCGTCCGGAGGATTCCGGAAGCGACCGCCGAGTGGCACCGAACCGACCCGC CGGGGAAGCAAGGCGGGCGTCTGCCGGAAGACGAGCTGAACCAAGTGCAGCGGGAAAACGTGGTCACCGAAGATGACG agaaCTTTCAGGAAGCGGAGGACCGGGAGCTGCGCCACGAGTTTTGTCGCGCGGACGTGTTGGCCGACTTGAGCGTCGCCGTTTGCGCTTCGGCTTTTGAGCAGAAGATGGCGACGATGGAGGCGGACGCGCGCTGCGTTGTCGACGACATCATCGG gcCCTACAACCAGTTGAGCGTGTGCCTGGAGCAACTGTCGGACCGGTCCGGATGCTTCTACCCCAACGCCGCCGTCCACTCCGCCTTCCTGCGCGTCCACTCCGCCTTCTTCGGCCGCTGCGCCGACCGGGGCCGAGAGCGCCGCCCGGAGGACGCGCCCGGAGGGGCGGTGGCTGTCCTCACGCTGGCGCCCGTCGCCCTCATCCCGCCGCTGGTCTACGCCGTCGCACGGAGGAGCGGACGCCGATAA
- the LOC133469732 gene encoding receptor activity-modifying protein 1-like isoform X2 yields the protein MASALLPAVLVTGLLSVLTRQQTEESFPDQTTVRRIPEATAEWHRTDPPGKQGGRLPEDELNQVQRENVVTEDDENFQEAEDRELRHEFCRADVLADLSVAVCASAFEQKMATMEADARCVVDDIIGPYNQLSVCLEQLSDRSGCFYPNAAVHSAFLRVHSAFFGRCADRGRERRPEDAPGGAVAVLTLAPVALIPPLVYAVARRSGRR from the exons ATGGCGTCGGCGCTGCTCCCCGCGGTTCTCGTCACGG GTTTGCTGAGTGTGCTGACGCGCCAGCAGACCGAGGAAAGCTTCCCGGACCAAA CCACCGTCCGGAGGATTCCGGAAGCGACCGCCGAGTGGCACCGAACCGACCCGC CGGGGAAGCAAGGCGGGCGTCTGCCGGAAGACGAGCTGAACCAAGTGCAGCGGGAAAACGTGGTCACCGAAGATGACG agaaCTTTCAGGAAGCGGAGGACCGGGAGCTGCGCCACGAGTTTTGTCGCGCGGACGTGTTGGCCGACTTGAGCGTCGCCGTTTGCGCTTCGGCTTTTGAGCAGAAGATGGCGACGATGGAGGCGGACGCGCGCTGCGTTGTCGACGACATCATCGG gcCCTACAACCAGTTGAGCGTGTGCCTGGAGCAACTGTCGGACCGGTCCGGATGCTTCTACCCCAACGCCGCCGTCCACTCCGCCTTCCTGCGCGTCCACTCCGCCTTCTTCGGCCGCTGCGCCGACCGGGGCCGAGAGCGCCGCCCGGAGGACGCGCCCGGAGGGGCGGTGGCTGTCCTCACGCTGGCGCCCGTCGCCCTCATCCCGCCGCTGGTCTACGCCGTCGCACGGAGGAGCGGACGCCGATAA
- the LOC133469732 gene encoding receptor activity-modifying protein 1-like isoform X4, with protein MASALLPAVLVTAGKQGGRLPEDELNQVQRENVVTEDDENFQEAEDRELRHEFCRADVLADLSVAVCASAFEQKMATMEADARCVVDDIIGPYNQLSVCLEQLSDRSGCFYPNAAVHSAFLRVHSAFFGRCADRGRERRPEDAPGGAVAVLTLAPVALIPPLVYAVARRSGRR; from the exons ATGGCGTCGGCGCTGCTCCCCGCGGTTCTCGTCACGG CGGGGAAGCAAGGCGGGCGTCTGCCGGAAGACGAGCTGAACCAAGTGCAGCGGGAAAACGTGGTCACCGAAGATGACG agaaCTTTCAGGAAGCGGAGGACCGGGAGCTGCGCCACGAGTTTTGTCGCGCGGACGTGTTGGCCGACTTGAGCGTCGCCGTTTGCGCTTCGGCTTTTGAGCAGAAGATGGCGACGATGGAGGCGGACGCGCGCTGCGTTGTCGACGACATCATCGG gcCCTACAACCAGTTGAGCGTGTGCCTGGAGCAACTGTCGGACCGGTCCGGATGCTTCTACCCCAACGCCGCCGTCCACTCCGCCTTCCTGCGCGTCCACTCCGCCTTCTTCGGCCGCTGCGCCGACCGGGGCCGAGAGCGCCGCCCGGAGGACGCGCCCGGAGGGGCGGTGGCTGTCCTCACGCTGGCGCCCGTCGCCCTCATCCCGCCGCTGGTCTACGCCGTCGCACGGAGGAGCGGACGCCGATAA
- the ccr10 gene encoding C-C chemokine receptor type 10, whose protein sequence is MSSGLRDDPSAAYDSADYANWSLEDWQQTEDDYGDGGSEWCEAGRRESAIKVFQTCVFAAIFLSGVAGNVLVMSTFAAYRRRRRSATDAFLFQLALADLLLLLTLPLQAADTNVGWIFSAPACKAVRAVYAVSTYSGLLLLACIGVERYLAVVRSRRTARRRCRSPAVGRAAAATVWPAATLFGLPEIFYSGVSGSGADAYCGTLGGADVKTAADGTVIGVFALSFLVMAVCYSGIARVLRAGSGGAKRWRRRRTLKLMLALVLLFLLFQLPHSVVLSVKMARPLCALLPEYVTRTLAYARCCLNPVMYALVGQRFRGDVLELLGARRPGDRAGGASVSPPAPM, encoded by the coding sequence ATGTCGTCGGGCTTGAGAGACGATCCTTCCGCCGCGTACGACTCGGCCGACTACGCCAACTGGTCGCTGGAGGATTGGCAGCAGACGGAGGACGACTACGGCGACGGCGGCTCCGAGTGGTGCGAGGCGGGCCGACGGGAGTCCGCCATCAAGGTGTTCCAGACGTGCGTCTTCGCCGCCATCTTCCTGTCGGGCGTGGCGGGCAACGTTCTGGTGATGTCGACGTTCGCGGCGTACCGCCGCCGCCGGCGCTCCGCCACGGACGCGTTCCTGTTCCAGCTGGCGCTGGCCgacctcctgctgctgctgacgCTGCCGCTTCAGGCGGCCGACACCAACGTGGGTTGGATCTTCTCGGCGCCGGCGTGCAAGGCGGTGCGCGCCGTCTACGCCGTCAGCACGTACAgcgggctgctgctgctggcgtGCATCGGCGTGGAGCGCTACCTGGCCGTGGTCCGGAGCCGGCGCACGGCGCGCCGCCGCTGCCGCTCGCCGGCGGTCGggagggcggcggcggcgacggttTGGCCGGCGGCGACGCTCTTCGGCCTGCCCGAGATCTTCTATTCCGGCGTGTCGGGCTCCGGGGCCGACGCCTACTGCGGCACGCTGGGCGGCGCCGACGTCAAAACGGCCGCCGACGGCACTGTGATCGGCGTCTTCGCTTTGTCCTTCCTGGTGATGGCGGTGTGCTACTCGGGCATCGCTCGCGTCTTGCGGGCGGGCAGCGGCGGGGCCAAGCGCTGGCGCCGCCGGCGCACGCTGAAGCTGATGCTGGCGCTGGTTCTGCTCTTCCTGCTCTTCCAGCTGCCCCACAGCGTGGTTCTGTCCGTCAAGATGGCGCGCCCGCTGTGCGCCCTGCTGCCGGAGTACGTCACGCGCACTCTGGCGTACGCCCGCTGCTGCCTCAATCCCGTCATGTACGCCCTGGTGGGCCAGCGCTTCCGCGGAGACGTGCTCGAGCTGCTCGGCGCACGCCGGCCGGGCGATCGGGCCGGCGGCGCCTCAGTGTCGCCGCCCGCTCCCATGTAA